A window of the Scleropages formosus chromosome 5, fSclFor1.1, whole genome shotgun sequence genome harbors these coding sequences:
- the LOC108942536 gene encoding parathyroid hormone-related protein: MFCSRRLLQQWSFAVFLLCSPVPYYGRPIDALTNRMRRSVTHAQLMHDKGRTLQDFKRRMWLQELLDEVHTAEVRELPDRAGGAAGGGVAVISGVLPKPAGSTKNYPVGFRLDEEGTHLPQETNKSQTYKDQSLKAASKKKKKGRTGKRRESEKKRRRARSLPGPRARSSFLLQRQPFFGLLAQLH, encoded by the exons ATGTTTTGTTCGAGAAGACTGCTTCAGCAGTGGAGTTTCGCCGTGTTTCTGCTCTGCTCCCCTGTGCCCTATTACGGCCGACCCATTGATGCGCTCACTAACCGCAT GAGGCGCTCCGTGACCCATGCCCAGCTGATGCATGACAAGGGCCGCACGCTGCAGGACTTCAAGAGGCGCATGTGgctccaggagctgctggatgAGGTGCACACGGCAGAGGTGCGAGAATTGCCAGACCGAGCGGGTGGGGCGGCAGGCGGGGGTGTGGCCGTTATCAGCGGGGTCCTCCCCAAACCTGCTGGAAGCACCAAGAACTACCCCGTTGGGTTCCGCCTGGATGAAGAAGGCACCCACCTGCCCCAGGAGACCAACAAGTCACAGACTTATAAGGACCAGTCGCTGAAGGCGGCCagtaaaaagaagaagaagggccGTACTGGGAAGCGCCGGGAGAGCGAGAAGAAGAGGCGGAGGGCTCGCTCACTGCCAGGGCCAAGGGCCAGAAGCAGCTTCCTCCTGCAGCGGCAGCCATTCTTCGGCCTGCTGGCACAGCTCCACTAA